The Pseudosulfitobacter pseudonitzschiae genome includes a region encoding these proteins:
- a CDS encoding ferritin-like domain-containing protein, with amino-acid sequence MLPLAQMADTVLRCGDARAKTALSRKLAAQWQAARAAGETPDVGTASPPLQPARPARPELLAPRDVPHRKPGSPEGRIALLHAVAHIELNAVDLHWDIIARFSHVPMPMGFFDDWVKAADEESKHFNLMADCLEEAGSQYGALPAHAGMWRAAEDTAEDLMGRLAVVPMVLEARGLDVTPNMIRIFKQAKAASAVAALETIYAEEVAHVAYGSKWFHFLCGRENTDPKEVFHTLVQKYFHGALKPPFNEEKRAEAGIPPDFYWPLAVST; translated from the coding sequence ATGCTGCCCCTGGCCCAGATGGCCGACACCGTACTGCGCTGTGGCGATGCGCGGGCCAAAACCGCGCTGTCGCGCAAGCTGGCCGCGCAGTGGCAAGCTGCCCGCGCCGCCGGAGAGACGCCGGACGTGGGCACAGCCAGCCCGCCACTGCAGCCAGCACGCCCCGCACGGCCCGAACTGCTGGCGCCGCGCGATGTGCCCCACCGCAAGCCCGGCAGCCCCGAGGGACGCATCGCGCTGCTGCACGCGGTGGCGCATATAGAACTGAACGCGGTTGACCTGCACTGGGACATCATCGCACGGTTTTCCCACGTGCCGATGCCGATGGGATTCTTTGACGACTGGGTCAAAGCTGCTGATGAAGAATCCAAACATTTCAACCTGATGGCCGATTGTCTGGAAGAGGCGGGCAGCCAATATGGTGCCCTGCCCGCGCACGCAGGGATGTGGCGCGCCGCCGAAGATACGGCAGAGGATCTTATGGGCCGGCTGGCCGTGGTGCCGATGGTTCTGGAGGCACGGGGGCTGGACGTGACGCCGAACATGATCCGCATTTTCAAACAGGCCAAGGCCGCCAGCGCTGTCGCCGCACTTGAAACGATCTATGCCGAGGAAGTGGCGCATGTGGCCTATGGCTCGAAGTGGTTCCATTTTTTGTGCGGACGCGAGAATACCGACCCCAAAGAGGTCTTTCACACGCTGGTGCAAAAGTACTTCCACGGCGCGCTCAAGCCCCCCTTTAACGAGGAAAAACGCGCCGAGGCTGGCATTCCGCCCGACTTTTACTGGCCCCTAGCAGTTTCTACCTGA
- a CDS encoding peptidylprolyl isomerase: MLRNLLIPLAFVASPALATGLAIEVEGESASGTIQIDLLDDVAPGHVARIAELAKSGAYDGVVFHRVIDGFMAQTGDVEFGKSGGDTSRAGMGGSDQPDLVQEFSDIPFERGVVGMARSQSVDSANSQFFIMFTEYPSLNGQYTVVGRVTEGLDVLDSLKLGDPRSGAIDGQHDVMKSVTVTE, encoded by the coding sequence ATGTTGCGTAACCTTCTGATCCCTCTTGCTTTTGTGGCCAGCCCTGCGCTGGCCACCGGTCTTGCGATTGAGGTGGAAGGCGAGTCTGCCAGTGGCACGATCCAGATCGACCTGCTGGACGATGTGGCGCCCGGACATGTGGCGCGTATCGCCGAACTGGCAAAGTCGGGCGCTTATGACGGCGTGGTGTTCCATCGCGTCATCGACGGCTTTATGGCCCAGACCGGCGATGTGGAATTCGGCAAATCTGGCGGAGACACGTCCCGCGCAGGCATGGGCGGATCGGATCAGCCCGACCTCGTGCAAGAATTCTCGGACATCCCGTTCGAGCGTGGCGTGGTGGGCATGGCGCGTTCGCAAAGCGTGGACAGCGCCAACAGCCAGTTTTTCATCATGTTTACCGAATATCCCTCGTTGAATGGCCAATACACTGTGGTGGGCCGTGTGACCGAAGGACTGGACGTACTCGACAGTTTGAAACTGGGCGACCCGCGGTCCGGTGCCATCGACGGGCAGCATGACGTGATGAAATCGGTGACTGTCACCGAGTGA
- a CDS encoding peroxiredoxin yields the protein MIEVASPAPDFTLPQTEGPDVTLSALRGTPVVLFFYPKDNTPGCTKESIAFSDHLQAFADAGAQVYGISKDSLKKHANFTAKHDLTVPLLSDENGTVCDDYGVWKEKQMYGKTFLGIERTTVLIAADGTIARIWPKVKVPGHAEEVLEAVKAL from the coding sequence ATGATAGAAGTAGCTTCCCCTGCACCCGATTTCACCTTGCCGCAAACCGAAGGGCCGGATGTCACGCTGTCTGCGTTGCGTGGCACCCCTGTAGTTCTGTTCTTTTATCCCAAGGATAATACGCCGGGCTGCACCAAGGAATCCATTGCCTTTTCCGACCACTTGCAAGCCTTTGCCGATGCGGGTGCGCAGGTCTATGGCATTTCCAAGGACAGTTTGAAGAAACACGCAAATTTTACCGCAAAACACGACCTGACGGTGCCGCTATTGTCCGACGAAAACGGCACGGTTTGCGACGACTACGGCGTGTGGAAAGAAAAACAGATGTATGGCAAGACGTTTCTGGGGATCGAACGGACCACGGTCCTGATCGCCGCCGATGGCACCATCGCGCGGATCTGGCCCAAGGTCAAAGTGCCGGGCCACGCCGAAGAGGTGCTGGAGGCGGTGAAGGCGCTGTGA
- a CDS encoding pyruvate dehydrogenase complex E1 component subunit beta, which yields MATEILMPALSPTMEEGTLAKWLVKEGDTVKSGDIMAEIETDKATMEFEAVDEGVIGKILIEEGTEGVKVNTTIAILVEEGEEVGDIEVSKPSEPAKAEAPAAEKSGDNAPAGMDHPAPAAPEADTTPDWPEGTKLKQQTVREALRDAMAEEMRRDENVFLMGEEVAEYQGAYKISQGLLDEFGAKRVIDTPITEHGFAGIGVGAAFGGLRPIVEFMTWNFGMQAIDQIINSAAKTLYMSGGQMGAPMVFRGPNGAAARVGAQHSQDYAAWYMQIPGLKVAMPYSASDYKGLMKSAIRDPNPVIFLENEILYGRSFDVPEDDDYTVPFGKARIWREGSDVTIVSFGIGMTYALEAAGKLAEEGIEAEVIDLRTLRPMDTASIIKSVQKTNRCVTVEEGWPQGSVGGYISAVLMQEAFDYLDAPVINCTGKDVPMPYAANLEKHALVTTADVIEAVKTVTYK from the coding sequence ATGGCAACCGAAATTCTGATGCCCGCCCTGAGCCCCACCATGGAAGAAGGCACGCTGGCCAAATGGCTGGTCAAGGAAGGTGACACCGTCAAATCCGGTGACATTATGGCCGAGATCGAAACCGACAAGGCGACGATGGAGTTCGAAGCCGTCGACGAAGGTGTGATCGGAAAGATCCTGATCGAAGAAGGCACCGAGGGTGTGAAAGTAAACACCACCATCGCGATCCTGGTCGAAGAAGGCGAAGAGGTCGGAGACATCGAGGTCTCGAAACCCTCAGAGCCCGCCAAGGCAGAGGCCCCCGCCGCCGAAAAAAGCGGCGACAACGCCCCCGCTGGCATGGACCACCCTGCCCCCGCAGCGCCCGAAGCCGATACCACCCCGGACTGGCCCGAGGGCACCAAACTGAAACAGCAGACGGTGCGCGAGGCCCTGCGCGACGCCATGGCCGAAGAGATGCGCCGCGACGAAAACGTGTTCCTCATGGGCGAAGAGGTGGCCGAATACCAAGGCGCCTACAAGATTTCCCAAGGGTTGCTGGATGAATTCGGCGCCAAGCGGGTCATCGACACGCCGATCACGGAACACGGCTTTGCCGGTATCGGCGTCGGTGCGGCCTTTGGCGGTCTGCGCCCGATTGTCGAGTTCATGACGTGGAACTTCGGCATGCAGGCCATCGACCAGATCATCAACTCGGCGGCCAAGACGTTGTATATGTCCGGCGGCCAGATGGGCGCGCCTATGGTGTTCCGTGGCCCCAACGGTGCCGCCGCCCGCGTCGGTGCACAGCACAGTCAGGATTATGCCGCGTGGTACATGCAGATCCCCGGCCTGAAAGTGGCGATGCCCTATTCGGCATCGGACTACAAAGGGTTGATGAAATCCGCGATCCGCGATCCGAACCCGGTGATCTTTCTGGAAAACGAAATCCTCTATGGCCGCAGCTTTGATGTGCCCGAGGATGATGACTACACCGTGCCCTTCGGCAAGGCCCGCATCTGGCGGGAAGGCAGCGACGTGACCATCGTCAGCTTTGGCATCGGCATGACCTATGCCCTGGAAGCAGCCGGAAAACTGGCCGAAGAGGGCATCGAAGCCGAGGTGATCGACCTGCGCACGCTGCGCCCGATGGACACCGCCAGCATCATCAAATCGGTGCAGAAAACCAACCGCTGCGTGACCGTCGAAGAAGGCTGGCCCCAAGGGTCGGTCGGCGGCTACATCAGCGCGGTTCTGATGCAGGAGGCGTTCGATTACCTCGATGCGCCGGTGATCAACTGTACGGGCAAGGATGTGCCGATGCCCTATGCTGCCAATCTGGAAAAACACGCCTTGGTCACCACCGCCGATGTTATCGAAGCGGTCAAAACCGTGACATACAAATAA
- a CDS encoding phosphoglycerate kinase: MAWKTLDDMDLNGKRVLCRVDINVPVENGQVTDATRIERIVPTVQYILDQGGTPVLIAHFGRPKGKVVLDLSLRVVVPALSKALGRKVRLIETLDAAEAGTDEILGAEVLLLENIRFNPGEEKNDPDFAARLAGLGNIYCNDAFSAAHRAHASTEALARLLPACAGRLMQAELQALEGALSAPERPVGAVVGGAKVSTKIDLLQNLVQKLDILVIGGGMANTFLAAMGADMGASLREDDLLDTARAILDEAKTRGCRVILPVDGRVAREFAAGAAYEVVTLNASTALAADQMVLDAGDAAVVEIVAAFESLKTLIWNGPLGAFEIAPFDTATVAAALAAAKLTRDGALVTVAGGGDTVAALNQAGAADDFTYISTAGGAFLEWMEGKELPGVAALS, encoded by the coding sequence ATGGCTTGGAAGACACTGGACGACATGGACCTGAACGGCAAACGCGTGTTGTGCCGCGTGGACATCAATGTGCCGGTGGAAAACGGCCAAGTGACCGACGCCACCCGCATCGAGCGGATCGTGCCGACAGTGCAGTATATTCTTGACCAAGGCGGCACGCCCGTTCTTATCGCCCACTTTGGGCGTCCCAAGGGCAAAGTAGTGCTGGATCTGAGCCTGCGGGTTGTTGTCCCTGCCCTGTCCAAGGCGTTGGGGCGCAAAGTACGTCTGATCGAAACGCTGGACGCCGCAGAGGCTGGCACCGACGAGATCTTAGGCGCCGAAGTGCTGCTGCTGGAAAACATCCGCTTCAATCCCGGTGAAGAAAAGAACGATCCCGATTTTGCCGCGCGCCTTGCAGGTCTGGGTAACATCTATTGCAACGATGCGTTCTCCGCAGCGCACCGTGCGCATGCCAGCACCGAAGCACTGGCGCGGTTGCTGCCCGCCTGTGCGGGCCGTTTGATGCAGGCCGAGCTGCAAGCGCTGGAAGGCGCGTTGAGCGCGCCCGAGCGTCCGGTTGGCGCAGTCGTCGGCGGGGCCAAGGTGTCGACCAAGATCGACCTGCTGCAAAACCTCGTACAAAAGCTGGATATTCTGGTGATCGGCGGCGGTATGGCCAACACATTTCTGGCCGCGATGGGCGCAGACATGGGCGCATCGCTGCGCGAGGATGATCTGCTGGACACCGCCCGCGCCATTCTGGACGAGGCGAAAACACGCGGCTGCCGCGTGATCCTGCCCGTCGATGGCCGCGTGGCGCGCGAATTTGCCGCTGGTGCCGCCTATGAGGTGGTAACGCTGAACGCTAGCACCGCGCTGGCCGCCGACCAGATGGTACTGGACGCGGGCGACGCCGCCGTGGTCGAGATCGTCGCCGCCTTTGAAAGCTTGAAAACGCTGATCTGGAACGGCCCGCTGGGTGCATTTGAAATCGCGCCCTTCGACACCGCCACCGTGGCCGCAGCGCTGGCCGCCGCCAAGCTGACCCGCGACGGCGCGCTGGTGACCGTTGCAGGTGGCGGTGACACGGTTGCCGCCCTCAATCAGGCCGGAGCTGCGGACGATTTTACCTATATCTCCACTGCGGGCGGCGCGTTTCTGGAATGGATGGAAGGTAAGGAATTGCCAGGCGTGGCCGCGCTGTCCTGA
- the pdhA gene encoding pyruvate dehydrogenase (acetyl-transferring) E1 component subunit alpha: protein MAARKTTKKPNVSAEELKAYYHDMLLIRRFEEKAGQLYGMGLIGGFCHLYIGQEAVVVGLEATAKEGDSRITTYRDHGHMLACGMDPNGVMAELTGREDGYSKGKGGSMHMFSKDKRFYGGHGIVGANVPLGAGLAFADKYKGNDAVTFTYFGDGAANQGQVYETFNMAALWQLPCIFIIENNQYAMGTSQQRSTSSAEIWERGKAFGIPGEAVDGMDVLAVKAAGETAVAHCRSGKGPYILEIKTYRYRGHSMSDPAKYRTREEVQKMRDERDPIEAVRTLLLQGEHATEEDLKAIDKKIKDIVNDSAEFAKNSPEPALDELWTDIYATEIPQEA, encoded by the coding sequence ATGGCCGCCAGAAAGACCACCAAGAAGCCGAATGTTTCGGCAGAGGAGCTTAAGGCCTATTACCACGACATGCTGCTGATCCGGCGTTTCGAGGAAAAGGCAGGACAGCTTTACGGCATGGGGCTGATCGGCGGTTTCTGCCACCTCTACATCGGTCAGGAGGCCGTTGTTGTCGGTCTGGAAGCCACTGCAAAGGAAGGCGACAGCCGCATCACCACCTACCGCGACCACGGCCACATGCTGGCCTGCGGCATGGACCCCAACGGCGTCATGGCCGAGCTGACCGGCCGCGAGGATGGCTATTCCAAGGGCAAGGGCGGCTCGATGCACATGTTCTCGAAGGACAAGCGCTTTTACGGCGGTCACGGCATCGTCGGTGCCAACGTGCCGCTGGGCGCGGGGCTGGCCTTTGCCGACAAATACAAGGGCAACGACGCCGTCACCTTCACCTATTTCGGCGATGGCGCGGCCAATCAGGGTCAGGTTTACGAGACCTTCAACATGGCCGCACTTTGGCAGTTGCCCTGCATTTTCATTATTGAAAACAACCAGTACGCCATGGGCACATCGCAGCAACGCTCGACCTCCAGCGCCGAAATCTGGGAGCGCGGCAAGGCGTTCGGCATTCCCGGCGAGGCTGTGGATGGCATGGACGTGCTGGCGGTGAAAGCCGCAGGCGAGACCGCCGTGGCCCACTGCCGTTCGGGCAAGGGCCCGTATATTCTGGAAATCAAGACCTACCGCTACCGCGGCCATTCGATGTCGGACCCGGCAAAATACCGGACCCGCGAGGAAGTGCAGAAAATGCGCGACGAGCGTGACCCGATCGAGGCCGTGCGCACACTGCTGCTGCAAGGCGAGCATGCGACCGAAGAGGATCTGAAAGCCATCGACAAGAAGATCAAGGACATCGTGAACGACAGCGCCGAATTCGCCAAGAACAGCCCCGAACCCGCGCTCGACGAGCTGTGGACCGACATTTACGCAACCGAAATTCCGCAGGAGGCTTGA
- a CDS encoding FtsB family cell division protein, with amino-acid sequence MTRIARPAFGRFIFFAVAFALCVYFTFAAVQGDFGLFQRAQIDAEARALTVQLKDVSADVSRMENLTHRLSDDYLDLDLLDEQARSILGMVRADEIVIR; translated from the coding sequence ATGACCCGCATCGCGCGCCCTGCATTTGGTAGATTCATTTTTTTCGCTGTGGCTTTTGCCCTGTGCGTCTATTTTACCTTTGCCGCCGTGCAGGGGGATTTCGGATTGTTCCAACGGGCGCAGATTGATGCCGAGGCGCGCGCGTTAACTGTTCAACTTAAAGATGTTAGTGCCGATGTGTCCAGAATGGAAAACCTTACCCACAGGTTGTCCGACGATTATCTGGACCTTGATCTTCTGGACGAGCAGGCACGCAGTATCCTTGGAATGGTAAGGGCTGACGAGATCGTCATTCGTTAA
- a CDS encoding HPP family protein — translation MQIVARLMRALGPALPAVHPVEALRAGVGAFIGLAVVGMLVLSPVVDLQTGLYLIAPFGASAVLLFAVPNAPLAQPWSAVVGNTLAALIGVAVCMTVPEPAMRIALAVGLSIAVMILCRAVHPPAGAVAMTAAMNPEAVDRLGFWFALAPVALGTVALVVLAMIYARLTGRRYPFRHFEDRNAQGTTDPASIQRLGLSEAELTDLLERYRQSFNMGVEDLARLIGAAELQAAGHRTSPMIAADVMSRDLVTVAADTPVSEVADLFRRHKCTSLPVVGPEDRFLGVIFQMHLIDRARDDALRLNRGFGAAMARMLDRSRDRPAQAHEIMGVAGPRATPETPIAALLPLMAEGAVDAVPVLQRGRLRGIVTRTDLIAALAKLSLHQPDQHS, via the coding sequence ATGCAGATTGTTGCGCGACTTATGCGGGCCTTGGGTCCGGCCTTGCCCGCTGTCCATCCCGTCGAGGCGCTGCGTGCTGGTGTCGGGGCCTTTATCGGGCTGGCCGTGGTAGGGATGCTCGTCTTGTCACCGGTGGTCGATCTGCAAACGGGTCTCTACCTGATTGCCCCGTTCGGAGCCAGCGCGGTGCTGTTGTTTGCCGTGCCCAACGCGCCACTGGCGCAGCCGTGGTCTGCGGTGGTGGGCAACACGCTGGCGGCGTTGATTGGCGTGGCCGTTTGCATGACGGTTCCCGAGCCGGCAATGCGAATCGCGCTGGCGGTGGGGCTGTCGATTGCGGTGATGATCCTGTGCCGCGCAGTACACCCACCCGCAGGGGCCGTGGCGATGACCGCCGCAATGAACCCTGAAGCAGTGGACAGGCTTGGGTTCTGGTTTGCGCTGGCACCTGTGGCCTTGGGCACCGTTGCGCTGGTGGTGCTGGCGATGATCTATGCGCGCCTGACCGGTCGCCGCTATCCGTTCCGGCATTTCGAAGACCGCAACGCCCAAGGCACGACAGACCCTGCGTCGATCCAACGTCTGGGGCTGAGCGAGGCCGAGTTGACCGACCTGCTTGAGCGCTATCGCCAGTCGTTCAACATGGGCGTCGAGGATCTGGCCCGACTGATCGGGGCCGCTGAATTGCAGGCGGCAGGACATCGCACCAGTCCAATGATAGCTGCCGACGTCATGTCGCGTGATCTGGTCACAGTGGCGGCTGATACGCCTGTGTCAGAGGTGGCCGACCTGTTCCGGCGGCACAAATGCACCTCTCTGCCTGTGGTTGGTCCCGAGGACAGGTTTCTGGGTGTGATCTTTCAAATGCACCTGATCGACCGCGCCCGTGACGACGCACTGCGCTTGAACCGTGGTTTTGGCGCGGCGATGGCGCGGATGCTGGACCGCAGCCGTGATCGTCCGGCGCAGGCGCATGAGATCATGGGCGTGGCCGGTCCACGCGCCACGCCAGAGACGCCGATTGCGGCACTGTTGCCGCTGATGGCCGAAGGGGCCGTGGACGCAGTGCCCGTGTTGCAGCGGGGGCGTCTGCGGGGGATCGTCACCCGCACCGATCTGATTGCGGCCTTGGCCAAGCTCAGCCTGCATCAGCCCGATCAGCACAGCTGA
- a CDS encoding bactofilin family protein, producing the protein MFSKSKINDPGPKDDATKTNAPAAAAQTASATPKSNEFKASAPKAKPPASVLSSDLHITGNLKTTGDIQVEGTVEGDIRAHLLTIGETATIKGEVTADDVVINGRIVGRVRGLKVRLTSTARVEGDIIHKTIAIESGAHFEGSVQRQDDPLNPGGAKSAPAAAAPAPAKPQGQPQS; encoded by the coding sequence ATGTTTTCTAAGAGCAAAATCAACGATCCCGGACCCAAAGACGACGCAACCAAGACCAACGCACCTGCTGCTGCGGCACAAACTGCGTCGGCTACGCCGAAGTCCAATGAATTCAAGGCCAGCGCGCCCAAGGCAAAGCCACCTGCCTCGGTCCTGTCCTCGGATCTGCACATCACCGGCAACCTCAAGACAACCGGTGACATTCAGGTCGAGGGAACGGTGGAAGGCGACATTCGCGCCCACCTGCTGACCATCGGCGAAACCGCAACCATCAAAGGCGAAGTAACCGCCGATGACGTGGTGATCAACGGCCGCATCGTTGGCCGTGTGCGTGGCCTGAAGGTTCGCCTGACATCGACCGCACGGGTCGAAGGCGACATCATCCACAAGACTATCGCAATCGAAAGCGGTGCGCACTTCGAAGGGTCGGTTCAGCGTCAGGACGATCCGCTGAACCCCGGTGGTGCCAAATCCGCACCTGCCGCCGCGGCGCCTGCCCCCGCCAAACCGCAAGGCCAGCCGCAAAGCTGA
- a CDS encoding peptidylprolyl isomerase: protein MAEIKDPENTILMELKGGTVTIQLLPDLAPKHVERMKELARAGEYDNVAFHRVIDGFMAQTGDVQNGDMEDGFNIRAAGTGGSDKPDLPAEFSKVPHARGTIGAARSANPNSANSQFFINFKDNDFLNGQYTVYGQVISGMEHVDALTRGEPPAQPDRMISVKVAADVA, encoded by the coding sequence ATGGCCGAGATCAAAGACCCGGAAAACACCATCCTTATGGAACTGAAGGGTGGCACCGTCACCATCCAGCTGCTGCCCGACCTTGCCCCAAAACATGTCGAGCGCATGAAGGAGCTGGCCCGCGCCGGTGAATATGACAACGTCGCGTTCCACCGCGTCATCGACGGCTTTATGGCCCAGACCGGTGATGTGCAGAATGGCGATATGGAAGACGGCTTTAACATCCGCGCTGCTGGCACCGGTGGGTCGGACAAGCCCGACCTGCCTGCCGAATTCTCCAAGGTGCCGCACGCGCGTGGCACCATCGGTGCGGCCCGTTCGGCCAACCCCAACAGCGCCAACAGCCAGTTCTTTATCAACTTCAAAGACAATGATTTCCTGAACGGCCAATACACCGTTTACGGTCAGGTCATTTCCGGCATGGAGCATGTCGACGCGTTGACCCGTGGCGAGCCGCCCGCGCAGCCCGACCGCATGATCAGCGTCAAGGTTGCCGCAGATGTTGCGTAA
- a CDS encoding M23 family metallopeptidase — protein MRTRLAIKIDTVLDRWFPERRVFLKSDTDTRFIRLHPGTQLVAFAGSSLLVAWAIVATAVILMDSIGSGNFREQAKRDQRTYQARLNDLAGQRDSRAAEAHAAQERFNAALTQISVMQSELLESETRRRELETGIEVIQSTLRGTMKDRETAREQIVALRERMDNGDASMAMDNSGAGAPMDFVATALAETAAERDQIARDAQDALLAADELSEQIAMMQDQNDAIFRQLEDAMTISVAPLDKMFRDAGMPTKQIIEQVRRGYSGQGGPLTPLSFSTRGEEPNADALRANRLLGQMDQLNLYRIAAQKAPFAVPVKNSFRFTSSFGFRRDPKTGGRRMHKGVDFAAPNGTPLYATADGVVVHAGWSSGYGRLVKIQHEFGIETRYAHMSKLRVKVGQRVSRGDRIGDMGASGRVTGVHLHYEVRVGGKAVNPMIYIKAANDVF, from the coding sequence TTGCGCACACGTCTCGCAATAAAAATCGACACCGTTCTTGATCGGTGGTTTCCGGAACGCAGGGTCTTCCTGAAGTCAGACACCGACACGCGTTTCATACGCTTGCATCCGGGCACTCAGTTGGTGGCCTTTGCGGGATCATCCCTGCTGGTTGCTTGGGCAATTGTCGCAACTGCGGTGATCTTGATGGACAGCATCGGGTCGGGCAACTTTCGCGAACAGGCCAAACGCGACCAGCGCACCTATCAGGCGCGATTGAACGATCTGGCTGGGCAGCGCGACTCGCGGGCTGCCGAAGCACATGCGGCCCAAGAACGCTTTAACGCCGCCCTTACCCAGATTTCCGTGATGCAATCCGAACTGCTGGAAAGCGAAACACGCCGCCGCGAACTGGAGACCGGGATTGAAGTGATCCAGTCGACCCTGCGCGGCACCATGAAAGACCGTGAAACCGCCCGCGAGCAGATTGTCGCCCTTAGAGAGCGTATGGACAATGGCGACGCCAGTATGGCGATGGACAATTCCGGTGCAGGCGCGCCGATGGATTTTGTCGCCACCGCTCTTGCCGAAACCGCAGCCGAGCGTGACCAGATCGCCCGCGATGCGCAAGATGCCCTACTGGCCGCCGACGAACTGTCTGAACAGATCGCCATGATGCAAGACCAGAACGACGCGATTTTCCGCCAGTTGGAAGACGCGATGACCATCTCGGTTGCGCCGCTGGACAAGATGTTCCGCGATGCAGGGATGCCCACCAAACAGATTATCGAACAGGTGCGCCGCGGCTATTCCGGTCAGGGTGGCCCGTTGACGCCGCTGTCTTTCTCGACACGCGGTGAAGAACCCAACGCCGATGCGCTGCGGGCCAACCGTTTATTGGGCCAGATGGACCAGTTAAATCTGTACCGTATAGCGGCGCAAAAGGCACCCTTTGCCGTTCCGGTGAAAAACTCCTTCCGCTTCACCTCCAGCTTTGGCTTTCGCCGCGACCCCAAAACCGGCGGTCGACGGATGCACAAAGGTGTTGATTTCGCCGCGCCGAACGGCACACCGCTTTATGCCACCGCCGATGGTGTGGTGGTTCACGCAGGCTGGTCCAGCGGTTACGGCCGCTTGGTCAAGATCCAGCACGAGTTCGGAATCGAGACCCGTTACGCCCATATGTCGAAGCTTCGCGTGAAAGTTGGCCAAAGGGTCTCGCGCGGGGATCGTATCGGTGATATGGGAGCGTCTGGACGGGTGACCGGCGTGCACCTGCACTACGAAGTCCGCGTTGGCGGCAAAGCTGTAAACCCCATGATCTATATCAAGGCTGCAAACGATGTTTTCTAA